One window of Nocardioides dongkuii genomic DNA carries:
- a CDS encoding TIGR03084 family metal-binding protein — protein sequence MTLLDDLLGDLRAEGDALWNAVAGLDRDGWATPTPAPGWTVATQVAHLTWTDEVAVLAARSLDPAKKTAWDAVVEQAAADPHGFVDSGAHEVARLAPRALLARWGTARTDLVEALRAVPDGARMPWFGPPMSAASMATARFMETWAHALDVYDALGIEPERTDRVRHVAHLGVRTRDFAYAVHQQTPPAEPFRVQLVAPSGETWTWGPEDATQSVTGSAYDFGLLVTQRVHRDDTDLVAVGGDAAHWLGIAQAFAGPAGEGRSRR from the coding sequence ATGACCCTGCTCGACGACCTGCTCGGCGACCTCCGAGCGGAGGGCGACGCACTCTGGAACGCGGTCGCCGGCCTCGACCGGGACGGCTGGGCGACGCCCACCCCCGCGCCGGGCTGGACCGTGGCGACCCAGGTGGCCCACCTGACCTGGACCGACGAGGTCGCCGTCCTCGCCGCGCGCAGCCTGGACCCGGCGAAGAAGACCGCGTGGGATGCCGTCGTGGAGCAGGCCGCCGCCGACCCGCACGGGTTCGTCGACTCCGGCGCCCACGAGGTCGCCCGGCTGGCGCCGCGGGCGCTGCTCGCCCGGTGGGGGACGGCACGGACCGACCTCGTCGAGGCGCTGCGCGCCGTGCCGGACGGCGCCCGGATGCCGTGGTTCGGCCCCCCGATGTCGGCCGCGTCGATGGCGACCGCGCGGTTCATGGAGACCTGGGCGCACGCGCTCGACGTGTACGACGCCCTCGGGATCGAGCCGGAGCGCACCGACCGGGTCCGCCACGTCGCCCACCTGGGCGTGCGCACCCGCGACTTCGCCTACGCGGTGCACCAGCAGACGCCGCCGGCCGAGCCGTTCCGCGTCCAGCTGGTCGCGCCGTCCGGGGAGACCTGGACCTGGGGGCCGGAGGACGCGACCCAGTCGGTGACCGGGTCGGCGTACGACTTCGGCCTGCTGGTCACCCAGCGCGTCCACCGTGACGACACCGACCTCGTGGCCGTCGGCGGCGACGCGGCGCACTGGCTGGGCATCGCCCAGGCCTTCGCGGGTCCGGCCGGCGAGGGGCGGTCGCGGCGATGA
- a CDS encoding TetR/AcrR family transcriptional regulator, translating to MPPSAPPRVPQGERTRAMRARLLDATVECLVERGFAGTSTTLVSERAGVSRGAQLHHFPTKNALVVAAVEHLTEVRGAELAAAARALPAGERRTRAVLQVLADHFTSPVFTAALELWVAARTDATLLEAVAPLEQRVGRETHRLTVELLGADESREGVRELVQGTLDLVRGLGLAATITDDTRRRGRILDEWAVVLDAALRDDREEPA from the coding sequence GTGCCCCCGTCCGCCCCGCCCCGCGTCCCGCAGGGCGAGCGCACCCGGGCGATGCGGGCGCGGCTGCTGGACGCGACGGTGGAGTGCCTGGTCGAGCGCGGGTTCGCCGGCACCTCGACCACCCTGGTCTCCGAGCGGGCCGGCGTCAGCCGAGGGGCGCAGCTGCACCACTTCCCGACCAAGAACGCCCTGGTCGTCGCCGCCGTCGAGCACCTGACCGAGGTACGCGGCGCGGAGCTGGCCGCGGCGGCGCGGGCGCTGCCCGCGGGCGAGCGGCGTACCCGTGCGGTGCTGCAGGTGCTCGCCGACCACTTCACCTCGCCGGTCTTCACCGCGGCCCTCGAGCTCTGGGTCGCCGCCCGCACGGACGCGACGCTGCTGGAGGCGGTCGCCCCGCTCGAGCAGCGCGTGGGGCGCGAGACGCACCGGCTGACCGTGGAGCTGCTCGGCGCCGACGAGTCACGCGAGGGCGTCCGCGAGCTGGTGCAGGGCACCCTCGACCTGGTGCGCGGCCTCGGCCTGGCCGCCACCATCACCGACGACACCCGCCGCCGCGGGCGGATCCTGGACGAGTGGGCGGTCGTGCTCGACGCCGCCCTCCGCGACGACCGCGAGGAGCCGGCATGA
- a CDS encoding DUF6332 family protein, giving the protein MRSQAERDQQTILIATSLAIFFGILLAAFLCAVLAAAISDLSLPERAASALGVGTVVLAGVASVAHLVRHRRS; this is encoded by the coding sequence ATGCGGAGCCAGGCGGAGCGGGACCAGCAGACGATCCTCATCGCGACGTCGTTGGCCATCTTCTTCGGGATCCTGCTGGCCGCGTTCCTCTGTGCCGTCCTGGCGGCCGCGATCAGCGATCTGTCCCTGCCGGAGCGTGCGGCCTCAGCGCTCGGCGTCGGGACGGTCGTCCTGGCCGGAGTCGCGAGCGTCGCCCACCTGGTTCGTCACCGGCGCTCGTGA